One genomic window of Roseobacter ponti includes the following:
- a CDS encoding ABC transporter permease, protein MSDLSSAADKLARRTRWLLLTPALVILVFAASGPLLITLVYSFLTAGAYGGVEWQFSWDAWFNVVFERDIFEDTLGFSDAHLSIFWRSVKLSLMTTLFCIFFGFPTAYFIATRPKKQRDLWMLLIIIPFWTNLLIRTFAVVELIRNEGTVNTVLIALGIIDEPIQMLFTEFAILVGMVYVYLPLMVLPLYASMERLDFSLVEAGYDLYANRLKVLRRVILPLVKPGVIAGSILVFVPSLGAYVTPRVMGGGNQLMIGNLIELQFGQGRNWPLGAALSITLLAIVMIALMVYVRTAGEDEVRHG, encoded by the coding sequence ATGAGCGATCTCTCCTCAGCCGCCGATAAACTTGCCCGGCGCACCCGCTGGCTGCTGCTGACGCCGGCGCTGGTGATCCTGGTCTTTGCTGCGAGCGGTCCGCTGCTGATCACGCTGGTCTATTCTTTTCTGACGGCGGGTGCCTACGGCGGCGTGGAATGGCAGTTCTCCTGGGATGCCTGGTTCAACGTGGTTTTCGAGCGGGATATCTTTGAGGATACGCTGGGGTTTTCCGACGCGCATCTGAGCATCTTCTGGCGCTCGGTCAAACTCTCGCTGATGACGACGCTCTTTTGCATATTCTTCGGCTTTCCAACCGCTTACTTCATCGCGACGCGTCCGAAAAAGCAACGCGATCTGTGGATGCTGCTGATCATCATCCCGTTCTGGACCAACCTGCTGATCCGCACCTTTGCCGTGGTCGAGCTCATCCGCAACGAAGGTACGGTTAACACGGTACTGATCGCTCTGGGCATTATCGATGAACCGATACAGATGCTGTTCACCGAATTCGCGATCCTGGTGGGCATGGTCTATGTCTATCTGCCGCTGATGGTGCTGCCGCTTTATGCCTCGATGGAGCGGCTGGATTTCAGCCTTGTTGAGGCAGGATATGACCTCTATGCGAACCGCCTGAAGGTGCTGCGCCGGGTGATCCTGCCGCTGGTGAAACCGGGGGTGATCGCGGGCTCCATCCTCGTCTTTGTACCCTCGCTCGGGGCCTATGTGACGCCGCGCGTGATGGGCGGCGGCAACCAGCTGATGATCGGTAATCTGATCGAACTGCAGTTCGGTCAGGGCCGAAACTGGCCCCTCGGGGCGGCACTGTCGATCACATTGCTGGCGATCGTGATGATCGCGCTGATGGTCTACGTGCGCACCGCGGGTGAGGACGAGGTGCGTCATGGCTGA